A single window of Eucalyptus grandis isolate ANBG69807.140 chromosome 1, ASM1654582v1, whole genome shotgun sequence DNA harbors:
- the LOC120286533 gene encoding dirigent protein 2-like, giving the protein MVLYFQDFAAGPNATLIPVAGIAGKLWTFSQFGTVFVTDDFITETPDPNSPMVGQGQGMYVTSALDGSSTRAMFSIVFTNQAYNGSTLEIQGTAKQFEAVREYSVVGDREVPFRTRLHDIRDYLHGHAAGSLDYPVQRHHPSWLEEFPTGLTNCRRI; this is encoded by the coding sequence ATGGTGTTGTACTTCCAGGATTTTGCTGCCGGGCCCAACGCCACTCTCATCCCGGTCGCGGGCATTGCCGGGAAGCTCTGGACGTTCAGCCAGTTCGGGACAGTGTTCGTCACTGATGACTTCATAACTGAGACGCCCGACCCTAACTCGCCCATGGTCGGACAGGGACAGGGCATGTACGTGACCTCGGCGCTGGACGGGTCAAGCACTCGTGCCATGTTCTCGATCGTGTTCACCAACCAAGCCTACAACGGGAGCACCCTGGAGATCCAGGGCACGGCCAAGCAGTTTGAGGCGGTCAGGGAATACTCGGTGGTGGGGGACCGGGAAGTTCCGTTTCGCACGAGGCTACACGACATTCGAGACTATCTCCATGGACATGCCGCAGGCTCACTCGATTATCCAGTGCAACGTCACCATCCGTCTTGGTTAGAGGAGTTTCCAACAGGTTTGACGAATTGCCGGAGGATTTAG
- the LOC104435267 gene encoding dirigent protein 2: protein MALISAPKMLTATTFSQLLLLSTCSILMHSYSSEATVQPPLTTKLVLYFQDIIAGPNANDIPVVGIPGKLWSFSQFGTMFVADEPITETPDPNSAMVGRAQGMYVIASLDGSNVQTVFSIVFTNQAYNGSTLELQGAGKQLQRVLEFAVVGGTGKFRFARGYTTFETISFSQGHAVVQLNVTVRHD, encoded by the coding sequence atggCACTAATCTCAGCTCCCAAAATGCTCACGGCCACGACGTTCTCGCAACTTCTTCTCCTATCCACTTGCTCAATTCTCATGCATTCCTATTCATCAGAGGCAACCGTCCAGCCTCCACTCACCACTAAGCTGGTGTTGTACTTCCAGGACATCATTGCTGGGCCCAATGCCAATGACATCCCCGTCGTGGGCATCCCTGGGAAGCTCTGGTCGTTCAGCCAGTTCGGGACGATGTTCGTTGCTGATGAACCAATAACCGAGACGCCGGACCCCAACTCAGCCATGGTCGGGCGGGCACAGGGCATGTATGTGATCGCGTCGTTGGATGGGTCGAATGTTCAAACGGTGTTCTCGATTGTGTTTACCAATCAAGCCTACAACGGGAGCACCCTAGAGCTCCAGGGCGCAGGCAAGCAGCTCCAGAGGGTCCTTGAGTTTGCGGTGGTGGGGGGGACTGGGAAGTTCCGGTTTGCACGAGGCTACACGACGTTCGAGACTATCTCCTTTTCGCAAGGTCATGCAGTTGTCCAGTTAAATGTCACCGTCCGTCATGATTAG